The following DNA comes from Pseudomonas sp. Tri1.
CAAGTAATCGCCACTGCGTGCATCGGCGGTGAAGGCCAGGCGTTTCACCGCATCGGCCATCTGCACGGCACTGGGCAGCAACTTGTCGTTAGGGTTATCCGTCAACCGGTCGGCCGAGCCCATGAAGTAGGCGAACAACACCAGCGCGAATGGCAGGATCACCAGCAACAAGCGGCTGGGACGATCCGGGTAGCGGTTGATCAGGCGCATGCCAGCTTCTCCGGTTTACAGCTTGGCGTCGGCGGCCAACTGTACGTAGGTCGGGTCGAAGCGCAGCTTGAGGTTGGCCTTGTCGCCGCGGGTCACGCCATTGGCGAAAGCCATGCCGACCGCGTCGGTATTTTTGGCGCCTTCGCCGAGCAAGCCGTGCTGGAACGAGAACTCGGCCACCTTGCCCATGGTCGTCGGCAGTTGCTGGCTGGTGGCGAAGCTCAGGGCTTCCTTGGGCGTGGCGAACAGCTTGGTGGTGTCCAGTTGCGACTGAAAGCCGGCCAGGTCGGTGCCCGAGGCCTTGGCCATGTGTTCCAGTGCCGCCTTGCTGGCGGCGTTTTTCGCGTTCATCAGCGCCACCACTTCAAACCAGGCGCCGGTCAACGCCTTGCCCAGGGCTGGGTTGTCCTGCAGGGTCTGGGTGTTGACCACCATCATGTCCATGATCTCGCCGGGGATCTGGCTGGAGTTGAACACTTCGCTCACGCCGGGCTGGGCCTTGATGTCCGAGAGCATCGGGTTCCAGGTGGTAACGGCCTTGACCTGATCAGTGTTGAAGGCGGCGGAGATATCGGCGTCGGAGGTGTTGACCACTTTCAGGTCTTTCTCGGTAAGACCGGCCGAATCCAGGGCGCGGGCCAGCAAGTAATGGGAGACCGACAGTTCCACCAGGTTGACGTCCATGCCCTTGAGATCAGCGACTTTCTTGCCCGCGCCCTTGAGGACGATGCCGTCGTTGCCGTTGGAGAAATCGCTGACGATCAGTGCGGTGCTGTCCACGCCACCGGCGGCGGGAATGGTCAGGGCGTCCATATTGGTCATGGTGCAGCCGTCGAACTGACCGGCGGTGTACTGGTTGATGGATTCGACGTAATCGTTGAGTTGCACGACATCGATCTTGATGCCGTATTTTTTCGCCCATTTGTCGACGATGCCTTGGCTGCCGGCGTATTCCCAGGGCATCCAGCCAGCGTAAATGGTCCAGCAGACGCTGAAGTGGTCTTTTTGCGCAGCGGGGGAGGAAAGGCTCACCAGGGCCGAAAAGGCGGCGATGAGCAGAGTGGCCAGACGAAGCTTGAGCATGGTGGTTCTCCAGTTGATCGAGGGCGGACAGGAGCAACGCAGCACCGCGAACGGTGGCTTGTCTCCCGGGCTTTTGTCCCGCCGTGTAACCTCAACTGGAGGTCGCCAACTCTCGGACCAGTCACTCGCCAGAGGCGAGCCGGAACCCTAGTCAGCCATTGCAAATTGTGGTGCCGCGAACCTGTGATGACTCCTGCACGGAGTTTGTTAAAGCGAGAGCCGTGCCAATTCGGGCAAAGGCCCGGGCCAGATGGGGTAGGTGGTGGGGACGGATGATGGAGGGCGGATTTGTGCTTGCTTGTGGTGCTACCGCGCACCGGAAGAGGGCGACGAGTGACATGTTTCCAGTTGTTGCCGGGTCGCACCAGATTCCCATTTTGCTGTCTGAGTATTTGTCAGTCACACAAAGTTGACTGCCGCCCATCAGCGTCGCTGATGTGGCCCATCCGCGGTCCAGGAGGCCGCCATGTATCGACGACTGCTACTCCTTGCGTTTCTCGGTTTGAGTCTTTCGGCTTGCGTGCCTTATTACGACGCAGACACCAGCTACTACCGTTCCGAGGTCTACACCTCACCGGCGCCGATCTATTACGGCGGCGGGAGCTACTATTCGGCGCCGCGTGGTTATTACGCCCCGCGGTATTACCAACCGGCGCCACGTTATTACTCGCCGCCGCGTTACTACCAACAAGGCCCACGCTATTACTCGCCACCGCGAGCTGCGTACCGGTCTTATCCGAATCGGGGCGGCTGGGATGGCCGTGACCGGGGTGGCTGGAATGACGACCGCAGTGGTGGTCGAGGCGGGCGTGATCATCGGGGACGCGGCGATCATGATGGACGGGGCAGCCACCGCTGATCCATCGGCAACAGAAAGCGGCGCATTGAGCGCCGCTTTTTTGTGCCTGCATAAAACTTGTGGGAGCGAGCCTGCTCGCGATGGCGTCGGGTCAGTCAGCATTGATGTGTCTGACATGCCGCTATCGCGAGCAAGCTCGCTCCCACAGGGATCTCTTCCTGGATCGTTTACTCGTTGGACAAATCCGCCAACGGATGCCGCCCTTCCCACGCCTTGTGAAAATGCGCCTCGACCGCCGCTTCGGGCACATGATTGATGTCCGGCCAGTGCCAATGGGGTTTGTGATCCTTGTCGATCAGCCGCGCGCGCACGCCTTCGCTGAACTCCGGATGACGGCAGCAGTTGAGGCTCAGGGTGTACTCCATCCTGAACACCCCGGCCAAGGACAGATGCCGGGCACGGGCGATCTGTTCCCAGACCAGATGAGCGGTCAGTGGTGAGCCTTCGGTCATGGTCTTGGCCGCCCTGGCGATCAACGGATCCGGGTGCTCCACCAGCAGGCTGAGGGCCTTCCAGGCGCAGCGCACATCGCTGACATCCAGCCACTCATCGATTTTCTGTCGACGCGGCAGCCACTGGGCTTCAGGCAATTGGCTAACCGCTTCCTGTTGCAGGGCCTTGAGCAGGCTGTTGAGCTGCATCTCGGTCTGTTCCTGCCAATTGAGTTGCAGCAGGCCTTCGATCAGATCGTCCTGTTGTTCATCCAGCAGGAAGCGATCGGCCAGCCCCAGGTCGATGGCGTCCCGGGCGTTCATATGGGCACCGGTCAGGCCGAGAAACAGGCCGAGCTTGCCGGGCAGGCGCGACAGAAACCAACTGGCGCCGACATCCGGGTACAGGCCGATGCTGATCTCCGGCATTGCCAGGCGACTGCTCGGCGTGACGATCCGGGTGCTCGCGCCTTGCAGCAGGCCCATGCCGCCGCCCAGGACATAGCCGTGGCCCCAGCACAGCAAGGGCTTGGGGTAGGTGTGCAGGTTGAAGTCCAAGCGGTATTCCGCTGCGAAAAATTGCGCAGCCAGGGGCGGTACTTCACCGGGGTTGGCCCGGCAGGCCTCCACCAGGCTGCGCACTTCGCCGCCGGCGCAGAAGGCCTTGGCGCCATTGCCGCGCAATAAAACACAAACGATTTGCGGGTCTCTGGCCCAGGTATCGAAACGATCACGCAGGGCGTTGATCATCGGTAGCGAAAGGGCGTTCAGGGATTTCTCGGCATCCAGCGTGGCGATGCCGATGCGGGCACCGTCGATGCCAGTGAGCTCTTCGAAGTGCAGATTCATCGTGACCTCGATCAGAAAATTGAATGTTCAGTATGACCGCTGCGTAGGAAAGTGCCGGTTCTACGTCAGATCAATTGACAAGCCATGTAGGCTTTCCTAGGGTGCGCCCATTGTTTTTACCGGGTGCAACCATGACTGCTGACGACCGTATCAAACTCGAACCGAGCTGGAAGCAGGCACTGCGTGCCGAGTTCGACCAGCCCTACATGACAGAGTTGCGCGAATTCCTGCGTCGGGAATACGCGGCCGGCAAGGAGATTTATCCACCGGCATCGTTGATTTTCAATGCCCTCAATTCCACGCCGTTGGACAAGGTCAAAGTGGTGATCCTCGGCCAAGACCCGTACCACGGCCCTGGCCAGGCCCATGGTTTGTGTTTCTCGGTACAGCCGGGTGTGCCAGCACCGCCGTCGCTGGTGAACATCTTCAAGGAATTGAAACGCGATTTGAACATCGACATCCCGAATCACGGTTACCTGCAAAGCTGGGCCGATCAGGGCGTGTTGTTGCTCAACACCACCATGACCGTGGAGCGCGCCAATGCCAACGCCCATGCGGGCAAGGGGTGGCAGCACTTCACCGACCGAATCATCGAAGTGGTCAGTGAGCACCAACCGCACTTGGTATTCCTGTTGTGGGGCGCCCATGCCCAGGGCAAGCAAAAGCTGATCGACGCCACCAAGCACCTGGTGCTGACCTCGGTCCATCCGTCGCCGTTGTCGGCTTATCGCGGTTTCCTGGGTTGCGGGCATTTCAGCCGGACCAACAAGTTTCTCGAACAACAGGGTGAGACGCCGATTGACTGGCGGTTGCCGCCGGTTTGAGTGGTCGGCTATGAGGGCCCCATCGCGAGCAGGCTCGCTCCCACATTGATCTGTGTATGCCGCCAATCCATGCGGGAGCGAGCTTGCTCGCGATGAGGGTGCCTCGGACGATCAGACCGAACCCGGCCTGCGCATCCAGTACCTGAACAACGGCTCCGCCAGAAACAGCACGAACAACAACCGCATCACTTGCAACGCCGTCACCAGCGGCACCGACAGTTGCAGCGTCTCTGCCGTCAGGCTCATTTCCGCGATGCCGCCGGGCATCATGCCCAATGTCAGCGAACGCAAGTCCAGAAGCGTCAAGGTGCTCAGGCCCAAGGCCGCAAGCGTGGCGATCAGCATCGTCAGCACCGTGCCGATCAGGGTACGCCCCATGAACGATGGCGCCCGACGGAAGAACTGCCGGTTGAAATGACAGCCCAACCCGCTGCCGATCAGCCACTGGCCGATCTGGCTGGCGCCGTTGGGCAGGCCGATGTGCAGGTCCCAACCGACGCTCACCGCCGAACTCACCAGCAACGGCCCGAACAACCATGGATTGGGTTGGCGCAAGCGCTCCCAAATCCAGGCGAGCAGGGCGCCCGCCGGGAACAGCATCGCCAGCCACAGCCAGTCCACCGTAGTGGCGTGTTGCACCGGGGCGCCTTCGCCCAACAGGTATTTGAACGCCGCCGGCACGCACAGCACCACCACCAGCACCCGCAGGCTCTGGCCCGCAGCGACGCGACTGAGATCAGCGCCGTTGCGGGCACCGAGGTTGACCATTTCGCCGGAACCGCCCGGCATGCTGGAGAAGAATGCGGTGGCGCGGTTTTCGCCGGTGCGACGCATCAGCCACACACTCACTACGCTGGACACGCTGGTGATCAGCGCGCCGAAGAAGATCAGGCCGAAGTGGCTCAAGACCTGTTCCATCACCACCGGAGTGAAGTGCAGGCCGATGCCGATGCCCACCACCCATTGGCCGCATTTACGGCCGCCGGGGATTTCCATCAGTTGCCAAGGCGTCAAGCAGCGCACCAGGATGATCGCCAGCAACGAGCCGACCATCCAGGGCAAAGGCCAGCCGATCAGGCTGGCCAGATACCCGCCGGCCAGACCGACCAGCGGGGTTCCCCACCATTGTCTGAATGTTGCCTCAGACATTGGCCAGGGCACGACGTTGTGCAGCGCGGCGACGCCAGATCCGCACCAGTGGCATGAACAGCATGATCGCCGTCAGGATCCAGCAACCGAAGGTGATCGGGCTCGACCAGAGGATCTCCAGCGCACCGTTGGAAATCGACAGCGCGCGCCGCAGGTTTTGCTCCATCAGCCCACCAAGGATGAAACCCAGCAGGACCGGCGACAGCGGGAAGTCCAGCTTGCGCAGGATGTAACCGAAGATACCGATGCCGATCATCAGGAACAGGTCGAACGTGGTGGCATGCACCGCGTAGACGCCAATCCCGGTGATGATCGCGATGACCGGTACCAGTGCCCAGTTCGGCACGGCCAGGATGCGGGTGAAAACGCGGATCATCGGAATGTTGAGGATCACCAGCATGATGTTGGCGACGAACAACGACGCGATCAGGCCCCAGACGATATCCGGCTGTTGCTGGAACAGCAGGGGACCGGGGGTGATGTTGTACAGCGACAGGGCGCCGATCATCACCGCCGTGGTGCCCGAGCCGGGCACGCCGAGGGTCAGCATCGGTACCAGCGCACCGCAGGCTGCGCCGCCGATGGCGGTTTCCGGAGCGGCGAGGCCGCGCTTGTCACCCTGGCCGAACGTGCCAGTGGCACCGGCAATGCGTTTTTCAGTCATGTAGGCCACGGCACTGGCCAGGGTCGCACCGGCACCCGGCAACACGCCCATGATGAAACCGAGTACGCCGCAACGCAGGTTGACCGTAAAGACCGACGCCGCTTCCTTGAAGTTGAACATCATCCGCCCGGTGGCTTTCACCGCTTCCTGGCCGCGATGGGTTTTTTCCAACAGCAACAGGATTTCGCTGATGGAGAACAGGCCCAGCACCAGCACGACGAACTGGATACCGTCGGTCAAGTGGATGTTGTCACCGGTGAAACGGTACACGCCGCTGTTGGCATCGATCCCGACGCAGGACAGGAACAGCCCGATCAGCGCCGCGATGAACGTCTTGAGCGGTCGATCGCCGGCCATGCCGCCGAGGCAGACGATGGCGAACACCATCAGCACGAAATACTCCGCCGGTCCGAAGGCAATCGCCCATTTGGCCAGCAACGGTGCGAACAGCACCATGCCGCAGGTGGCGATGAACGCACCGATGAACGAGCTCCACGCCGACAGCGACAATGCCACCCCGGCCAAGCCCTGGCGCGCCATCGGGTAGCCGTCGAGGGTGGTCATCACGGTGGAGGCTTCGCCGGGGATGTTCAGCAGGATCGAGCTGATACGTCCGCCGTATTCGCAACCCAGGTACACCGCCGCCAGCAGGATCAGTGCCGACTCCGGTGGCAAGCCCAGGGCAAAGGCAATCGGGATCAGCAGCGCCACGCCGTTGATCGGGCCCAGGCCCGGCAGCAGCCCGACCACGGTGCCGATCAAGGTGCCGGTCAGTGCTGTGACGAGATTGTAGGGAGTCAGTGCAACGCCAAAACCCTGGCCGAGATAATTCAGGGTATCCATATCAATTCTCCAGGACGTCGAGCAGGCCCAAGGGCAGCGGCACGTCCATCAGCTTGTCGAACAACAGGTAGAGACCGATGGCCATCAGGCTGATGATCACTACGCTCGGCACCCAGCGACCGCCATACAGGCGCGCCATCGGCACGCCAATCAGGATGCTGGCGAGGATGAAGCCCAGGGGTTCGAAGGTTCCGGCGAATACCAGCAGCAGCACCACGCAGATGCCGATCTTCTGCAAGGTTTCGCGGTCCAGGTGCGGGTCTTCGTCGCTGTGCACGATGGGCGTAGGACGAAACAGCATGTACAGCAATGCCAGTCCCATCAGCCCGAGCATCAGCAAGGGAAAGGCGCGGGGACCGACCGGTTCGTAGGAAAAGGCGGCCTGATAGGGCCAAGCCATCAGCGCCAGACCGATACAGACCAGTAGCAGCACCGCGGCAAAAATACGTTGGATGGTGAGCATGACTAACTCCTGGGCGGCACCGGCAGTGCCAGCGCCGCCGCGAGAACAGAGACGATTACTGGATCAGGCCGAACTCTTTGGCCAGCACCTTGTAATCGGCCACTTGTTTCTTCACATAGGCATCCAGTTCCGGGCCGGTCATGGCAAATGGGAACAGCTCGCGCTGGTCACGCAGCTTGGCGAACTCCTCGGAAGCCAGCAGTTTGTCGAAGGCATCTTTCCACCAGGCATAGTCTTCGTCGCTGACCTTTGGCCCGAGGTAGAAGCCACGGACCACTGGCCAGAGGATGTCGTAGCCTTGCTCGCGAGCGGTCGGGATGTCTTTCATTTCCGGCTCGTCCAGGCGCTTCTCGGCGAACACGGCGAGCAGGCGCATATCACCGCTCTGGATGTGTGGCATGGAGTCGGAAATGTCCGTACTGCCTACCTGAATATGGCCGCCGAGCAAGGCGGTGGCGATTTCACCGCCACCTTCGAGGGCCACGTAGCGCAGTTTGCGAGGATCGATGCCGGCGGCCTTGGCGATCAGGGCGGTTTGCATCCAGTCCTGGCTGCCGACGGTGCCGCCGGAGCCGATGACCACGGAACCCGGATCTTTCTTCAGGGCCTGTACCAGATCGTCGAGGTTCTTGTAGGGCGAATCGCTCTTCACCGCGATGGCGCCGTAGCTGGTGCCGACGGCCGCCAGCCAGCGCACGGCGTTTTCATCGAAACGACCGAACTTGCCTTGCGCCAGGTTCAACAACGAACCGCTGGACCAGGCCACCAGCGTTCCGGCGTCGGCCGGACGCTGGGCGACCACTGCGTTGTAGGCCACAGCGCCGACACCGCCGGGCATGTAGGTCACACGCATAGGCTTGGTCAGCAGTTTCTGGTTGACCAGCGCGCTTTGTGCCAGTTTGCACGTCAGGTCGAAACCGCCGCCGGGGGCGGCCGGAGCGATGCATTCAGGGCGCTTCGGCTCTTTGGATGGATCAGCAGCGAGCAACTGCCCGGCGAACATCAGGCATCCGGCGGCCAAGGCTACTTTACGCAGTGATAGGTTCATTGTTGTCTCCACAGGAATTGTTGTTGTGCGTGGTGAAAAATTGTCGTTGACGGATCCCCGCCCAAGTCATCGTTGATGGGGCGCGCAGGTCGTTACCGGAATTGAATGCGGGGCGACATCGCTCAAGGCGGTCTGGTTCAAGCGAGAAGGGCGAGCAGGCGCTGGGGCCTGGAGCTGCATGGACAGCATGGTGAATACTCCGCTTTTATTTTTCTTATTGGGACGAAAACGCTTCGTGGCATTTTTCATTCGCGATCGGGCGTCGCGGCGGGCAGTCGAAACTATCCGTAAAGGGACTCTAATGGCTCAACCTTTCGCTAACCTTTCAGAAGCTTTCAGAATGTTTTTTGCCTTCACAGCTGCCCATGCGGCTGTAAACTCCGCGCCAAAGAATGGCGTCGACCATCCCTGAATCGAGGAAAAATCCATGCGTGTTCTGCTCGTCGAAGACCATCTGCAGCTCGCCGAAAGTGTAGCCCAGGCCCTCAAGAGCACCGGCTTGACCGTGGATGTATTGCACGACGGGGTGGCGGCCGACCTGGCCTTGAGCAGTGAGGAATACGCCGTGGCGATCCTCGATGTGGGGCTGCCGCGCATGGATGGCTTCGAGGTGCTGGCGCGTTTGCGGTCCCGGGGCAAGACCCTGCCGGTGTTGATGCTGACCGCGCGCAGTGACGTCAAGGACCGGGTCCATGGCCTGAACCTGGGAGCCGACGATTACCTGGCCAAGCCATTCGAGCTCACGGAGCTAGAAGCACGGGTCAAGGCATTGCTGCGCCGCAGCGTATTGGGGGGGGAACGCCAGCAGCGTTGTGGTGGGCTGGTCTATGACCTGGATACCCGCCGCTTCACCCTCGATGACGAACTGCTGACCCTGACGTCACGTGAGCAAGCCGTGCTGGAGGCGTTGATCGCCCGGCCGGGGCGGGTGATGAGCAAGGAGCAGGTGGCGGCCCAGGTGTTCGGCCTGGACGAAGAAGCCAGCCCTGATGCCATCGAAATCTACATCCACCGCTTGCGCAAGAAGCTCGATGGCCATGCCGTGGCCATCGTGACGTTCCGCGGCCTGGGCTATCTGCTGGAAAACCGTGATGCATAAGCCCGACAGCCTGCGCTGGCGGCTGCTCAGGAACCTGGCGCTGTTGTTGGTGGTGCTGATGCTCGCCAGCGGCTTGAGCGCCTATTGGAACGGTCGCGAGGCTGCGGATACCGCCTACGACCGGACCCTGCTGGCCTCGGCCCGGACTATCGCGGCCGGTCTTTCGCAACGCGACGGCAGCCTCAGCGCAGATGTGCCCTACGTGGCCCTGGACACTTTCGCCTACGACAGCGCCGGACGTATTTATTACCAGGTCAATGACATCAACAGGAAGCTGATTTCCGGCTACGAAAATCTCCCAGGCCCGCCGCCCGGCACGCCGCGTACGGACGATTACCCAGCCCTGGCACGCTTCTACAACGCCAGTTACCAGGGCCAGAACGTGCGGGTGGTGAGCCTGCTCAAGGCGGTGAGCGAGCCGAACATGAACGGCATGGCGGAAATTCGTGTGGCGGAAACTGAAGAAGCGCGGGTCAGCATGGCCCGCAGCCTCATGGCTGACACGTTGTTGCGCTTGGGCATGCTGGCCGTGGGGGCGCTGTTGTTGGTGTGGTTCGCGGTCAGTGCCGCACTGCGCCCGTTGGAACGCTTGCGTACGGCGGTGGAGGAGCGCCAGCCGGATGATCTACGGCCATTGCCACTAGTGGAAGTCCAGCATGAACTCTGGCCGCTGGTGCGCGCCCTCAACCATTTCACTGAGCGTTTGCGCGGGCAATTCGAGCGACAGGCGCAATTCATTGCTGATGCCGCCCATGAACTGCGCACGCCCCTGGCTGCGCTCAAGGCCCGCCTTGAACTGGGCTTGCGCGCCAGTGAGCCGGCGACCTGGCGTGAAACCCTGGAAACCGCGGCCCAGGGCACCGATCGCCTGACCCATCTGGCCAATCAACTGCTGTCCCTGGCGCGCGTGGAAAACGGCGCTCGGGCCATTGCCGAGGGCGGCGCGCAGTTGCTTGACCTGAGCCAATTGGCTCGTGAACTGGGCATGGCCATGGCCCCGCTGGCCCACGCCAGAGGTGTGGCGTTGGCCTTGGAGGCCGACGAGCCGGTATGGCTGCGGGGCGAACCAACCTTGCTGAATGAACTGTTGAGCAATCTGGTGGACAACGCCCTGGCCCATACACCGTCGGGCGGCAACGTGATTTTGAGGGTCAGCGCACCGGCGGTGCTGGAAGTCGAGGATGATGGGCCGGGCATTCCGCTGCATGAGCGGGATCGGGTGTTCGAGCGCTTCTATCGACGCAACCAGCAAGTGGCCGGGTCCGGCCTGGGATTGGCGATCGTCGGTGAAATCTGTCGCGCACACTTGGCGCAGATCACCCTGCATGACGGGCAAGAGCGTGGGTTGAAGGTGCGGGTGAGTTTTATCCCCGGCTCAGATTGATCCAGAGC
Coding sequences within:
- a CDS encoding enoyl-CoA hydratase/isomerase family protein, with the translated sequence MNLHFEELTGIDGARIGIATLDAEKSLNALSLPMINALRDRFDTWARDPQIVCVLLRGNGAKAFCAGGEVRSLVEACRANPGEVPPLAAQFFAAEYRLDFNLHTYPKPLLCWGHGYVLGGGMGLLQGASTRIVTPSSRLAMPEISIGLYPDVGASWFLSRLPGKLGLFLGLTGAHMNARDAIDLGLADRFLLDEQQDDLIEGLLQLNWQEQTEMQLNSLLKALQQEAVSQLPEAQWLPRRQKIDEWLDVSDVRCAWKALSLLVEHPDPLIARAAKTMTEGSPLTAHLVWEQIARARHLSLAGVFRMEYTLSLNCCRHPEFSEGVRARLIDKDHKPHWHWPDINHVPEAAVEAHFHKAWEGRHPLADLSNE
- a CDS encoding putative urea ABC transporter substrate-binding protein, producing MLKLRLATLLIAAFSALVSLSSPAAQKDHFSVCWTIYAGWMPWEYAGSQGIVDKWAKKYGIKIDVVQLNDYVESINQYTAGQFDGCTMTNMDALTIPAAGGVDSTALIVSDFSNGNDGIVLKGAGKKVADLKGMDVNLVELSVSHYLLARALDSAGLTEKDLKVVNTSDADISAAFNTDQVKAVTTWNPMLSDIKAQPGVSEVFNSSQIPGEIMDMMVVNTQTLQDNPALGKALTGAWFEVVALMNAKNAASKAALEHMAKASGTDLAGFQSQLDTTKLFATPKEALSFATSQQLPTTMGKVAEFSFQHGLLGEGAKNTDAVGMAFANGVTRGDKANLKLRFDPTYVQLAADAKL
- the ung gene encoding uracil-DNA glycosylase — translated: MTADDRIKLEPSWKQALRAEFDQPYMTELREFLRREYAAGKEIYPPASLIFNALNSTPLDKVKVVILGQDPYHGPGQAHGLCFSVQPGVPAPPSLVNIFKELKRDLNIDIPNHGYLQSWADQGVLLLNTTMTVERANANAHAGKGWQHFTDRIIEVVSEHQPHLVFLLWGAHAQGKQKLIDATKHLVLTSVHPSPLSAYRGFLGCGHFSRTNKFLEQQGETPIDWRLPPV
- a CDS encoding tripartite tricarboxylate transporter substrate binding protein; protein product: MNLSLRKVALAAGCLMFAGQLLAADPSKEPKRPECIAPAAPGGGFDLTCKLAQSALVNQKLLTKPMRVTYMPGGVGAVAYNAVVAQRPADAGTLVAWSSGSLLNLAQGKFGRFDENAVRWLAAVGTSYGAIAVKSDSPYKNLDDLVQALKKDPGSVVIGSGGTVGSQDWMQTALIAKAAGIDPRKLRYVALEGGGEIATALLGGHIQVGSTDISDSMPHIQSGDMRLLAVFAEKRLDEPEMKDIPTAREQGYDILWPVVRGFYLGPKVSDEDYAWWKDAFDKLLASEEFAKLRDQRELFPFAMTGPELDAYVKKQVADYKVLAKEFGLIQ
- a CDS encoding tripartite tricarboxylate transporter TctB family protein, coding for MLTIQRIFAAVLLLVCIGLALMAWPYQAAFSYEPVGPRAFPLLMLGLMGLALLYMLFRPTPIVHSDEDPHLDRETLQKIGICVVLLLVFAGTFEPLGFILASILIGVPMARLYGGRWVPSVVIISLMAIGLYLLFDKLMDVPLPLGLLDVLEN
- a CDS encoding tripartite tricarboxylate transporter permease; this translates as MDTLNYLGQGFGVALTPYNLVTALTGTLIGTVVGLLPGLGPINGVALLIPIAFALGLPPESALILLAAVYLGCEYGGRISSILLNIPGEASTVMTTLDGYPMARQGLAGVALSLSAWSSFIGAFIATCGMVLFAPLLAKWAIAFGPAEYFVLMVFAIVCLGGMAGDRPLKTFIAALIGLFLSCVGIDANSGVYRFTGDNIHLTDGIQFVVLVLGLFSISEILLLLEKTHRGQEAVKATGRMMFNFKEAASVFTVNLRCGVLGFIMGVLPGAGATLASAVAYMTEKRIAGATGTFGQGDKRGLAAPETAIGGAACGALVPMLTLGVPGSGTTAVMIGALSLYNITPGPLLFQQQPDIVWGLIASLFVANIMLVILNIPMIRVFTRILAVPNWALVPVIAIITGIGVYAVHATTFDLFLMIGIGIFGYILRKLDFPLSPVLLGFILGGLMEQNLRRALSISNGALEILWSSPITFGCWILTAIMLFMPLVRIWRRRAAQRRALANV
- a CDS encoding AbrB family transcriptional regulator, with product MSEATFRQWWGTPLVGLAGGYLASLIGWPLPWMVGSLLAIILVRCLTPWQLMEIPGGRKCGQWVVGIGIGLHFTPVVMEQVLSHFGLIFFGALITSVSSVVSVWLMRRTGENRATAFFSSMPGGSGEMVNLGARNGADLSRVAAGQSLRVLVVVLCVPAAFKYLLGEGAPVQHATTVDWLWLAMLFPAGALLAWIWERLRQPNPWLFGPLLVSSAVSVGWDLHIGLPNGASQIGQWLIGSGLGCHFNRQFFRRAPSFMGRTLIGTVLTMLIATLAALGLSTLTLLDLRSLTLGMMPGGIAEMSLTAETLQLSVPLVTALQVMRLLFVLFLAEPLFRYWMRRPGSV
- a CDS encoding sensor histidine kinase; the encoded protein is MHKPDSLRWRLLRNLALLLVVLMLASGLSAYWNGREAADTAYDRTLLASARTIAAGLSQRDGSLSADVPYVALDTFAYDSAGRIYYQVNDINRKLISGYENLPGPPPGTPRTDDYPALARFYNASYQGQNVRVVSLLKAVSEPNMNGMAEIRVAETEEARVSMARSLMADTLLRLGMLAVGALLLVWFAVSAALRPLERLRTAVEERQPDDLRPLPLVEVQHELWPLVRALNHFTERLRGQFERQAQFIADAAHELRTPLAALKARLELGLRASEPATWRETLETAAQGTDRLTHLANQLLSLARVENGARAIAEGGAQLLDLSQLARELGMAMAPLAHARGVALALEADEPVWLRGEPTLLNELLSNLVDNALAHTPSGGNVILRVSAPAVLEVEDDGPGIPLHERDRVFERFYRRNQQVAGSGLGLAIVGEICRAHLAQITLHDGQERGLKVRVSFIPGSD
- a CDS encoding response regulator — encoded protein: MRVLLVEDHLQLAESVAQALKSTGLTVDVLHDGVAADLALSSEEYAVAILDVGLPRMDGFEVLARLRSRGKTLPVLMLTARSDVKDRVHGLNLGADDYLAKPFELTELEARVKALLRRSVLGGERQQRCGGLVYDLDTRRFTLDDELLTLTSREQAVLEALIARPGRVMSKEQVAAQVFGLDEEASPDAIEIYIHRLRKKLDGHAVAIVTFRGLGYLLENRDA